The Strix aluco isolate bStrAlu1 chromosome 19, bStrAlu1.hap1, whole genome shotgun sequence genome contains a region encoding:
- the HIP1 gene encoding huntingtin-interacting protein 1 isoform X3, which produces MELGKVTVSINKAINAQEVAVKEKHARTCILGTHHEKGAQTFWSVVNRLPLSGNAVLCWKFCHVFHKLLRDGHSNVLKDSVRYKNELSDMSRMWGHLSEGYGQLCSIYLKLLRTKMEFHTKNPRFPGNLQMSDRQLDEAGENDVNNFFQLTVEMFDYLECELNLFQTVFSSLDMSRSVSVTAAGQCRLAPLIQVILDCSHLYDYTVKLLFKLHSCLPADTLQGHRDRFLEQFRKLKDLFYRSSNLQYFKRLIQIPQLPENPPNFLRASALSEHISPVVVIPAEASSPDSEPITDLVEMDTASQSLFDNKFDDIFGSSFSSDPFNFNSQNGMNKDEKDRLIEQLYREISALKEELENFKAESARGMVQLRGRSSELEAELAEQRHLKQQAQDESEFLRAELEELKKQREDTEKAQRSLTEIERRAQANEQRYSKLKEKYSELVQNHADLLRKNAEVTKQVTAARQAQGDVEREKKELEDSFQRVSEQAQRKSQEQAEVLDTLKRELAASRQELQVLQGTLESSTQVGVEQSTRITGLEQERDRLSQAAEQHGEEMAALRAELQHLRDTLSRERESSKMELETLQTQLRDKESGEQALQQRLAEEQFALLQGTAREAERMVQDALGRLEDPAHIGCTGSADYLLSRTLAASECVERLRDAHGKYLSNRAAAVGSLLPCLALFAHLVSDTLLQGSATSHVAPMEPADRLLEMCRQCGSEAVSYLSALQDPESVEGADCSLVMTCLSRISTIGEELRPRGLDVKQEELGDLVDKEMAATAAAIETAAARIEEMLSKARAGDTGVKLEVNERILGSCTGLMQAIHILVLASKDLQKEIVESGRGAASPKEFYAKNSRWTEGLISASKAVGWGATVMVDAADLVVQGKGTFEELMVCSREIAASTAQLVAASKVKADKDSANLCKLQQASRGVNQATAGVVASTKAGKSQVEEKDSMDFSSMTLTQIKRQEMDSQVRVLELENQLQKERQKLGELRKKHYELAGVAEGWEEDAAD; this is translated from the exons ATGGAGCTGGGCAAGGTG ACTGTCAGCATCAATAAGGCTATTAATGCACAGGAAGTGGCTGTCAAGGAGAAACATGCCAGAA CATGCATCCTGGGCACGCATCACGAGAAGGGGGCACAGACCTTCTGGTCAGTGGTGAACCGGCTGCCGCTGTCGGGCAACGCCGTGCTCTGCTGGAAGTTCTGCCACGTCTTCCACAAACTCCTCCGGGACGGCCACTCGAAC GTCCTGAAGGACTCCGTGAGATACAAGAATGAGCTGAGCGACATGAGCAGGATGTGG ggccaccTAAGCGAGGGCTACGGACAGCTCTGCAGCATCTACCTCAAACTGCTGAGAACCAAGATGGAGTTTCACACCAAG AATCCCCGCTTCCCTGGCAATCTCCAGATGTCCGACCGGCAGCTTGATGAAGCGGGGGAGAACGACGTCAATAATTT TTTTCAGCTGACAGTGGAGATGTTTGACTACCTGGAGTGTGAGCTGAACCTCTTCCAGACAG TGTTCAGTTCCCTGGACATGTCACGCTCGGTGTCGGTGACGGCCGCGGGGCAGTGCCGCCTGGCCCCGCTCATCCAGGTGATCCTGGACTGCAGCCACCTCTACGACTACACTGTCAAGCTGCTCTTCAAGCTCCACTCCT GTCTGCCAGCAGACACGCTGCAGGGCCACCGGGATCGCTTCCTGGAGCAGTTCAGAAA GCTGAAGGACCTCTTCTACCGCTCCAGCAACCTGCAGTACTTCAAGCGGCTGATTCAGATCCCGCAGCTGCCAGAG aaCCCTCCCAATTTCCTGCGCGCCTCGGCGCTGTCGGAGCACATCAGCCCCGTGGTGGTCATCCCCGCCGAGGCTTCCTCGCCCGACAGTGAGCCCATCACCGACCTGGTGGAGATGGACACGGCCTCGCAG AGCCTGTTTGACAATAAGTTTGATGACATCTTCGGCAGCTCTTTCAGCAGCGATCCCTTCAACTTCAACAGCCAGAATGGGATGAACAAGGATGAGAA GGACCGGTTAATCGAGCAGCTTTACAGGGAGATCTCAGCCCTGAAGGAGGAGCTGGAGAACTTCAAGGCCGAG AGCGCCCGGGGCATGGTGCAGCTGCGCGGTCGCAGCAGCGAGCTGGAGGCCGAGCTGGCCGAGCAGCGGCACCTGAAGCAGCAAGCGCAGGACGAGAGCGAGTTCCTGCGTGCggagctggaggagctgaagAAGCAACGGGAGGACACCGAGAAGGCACAGAGGAGCCTGACAGAGATTGAAA GGCGGGCGCAGGCCAACGAGCAGCGCTACAGCAAGCTGAAGGAGAAGTACAGCGAGCTGGTGCAGAACCACGCCGACCTGCTGCGGAAG AACGCGGAGGTGACCAAGCAGGTGACAGCGGCCAGGCAGGCCCAGGGGGACGTGGAGCGGGAGAAGAAGGAGCTGGAGGACTCCTTCCAGCGGGTGAGCGAGCAGGCTCAGAGGAAG tcccaggagcaggcagaggtgctGGACACGCTGAAGCGGGAGCTGGCAGCCAGCAGACAGGAGCTGCAGGTCCTCCAGGGCACCCTGGAGTCCAGCACGCAG GTGGGAGTGGAGCAGAGCACCCGGATCACTGgcctggagcaggagagggacaggctgagccaggcagcagagcagcacgGGGAGGAGATGGCTGCCCTACGTGCTGAGCTGCAGCACCTGCGGGACACGCTCAGCCGCGAGCGGGAGAGCAGCAAGATGGAGCTGGAGACGTTGCAGACCCAGCTGAGAGACAAG GAGAGCGGGGAGCAGGCGCTGCAGCAGCGCCTGGCCGAGGAGCAGTTTGCCCTGCTGCAGGGCACTGCGCGGGAGGCAGAGAGGATGGTGCAGGATGCCCTCGGCCGCCTGGAGGATCCCGCTCACATCGGCTGCACCGGCTCGGCAG ATTACCTCCTGTCCAGGACGCTGGCAGCCTCCGAGTGCGTGGAGCGGCTGCGGGATGCTCATGGCAAATACCTTTCGAATCGCGCAG CAGCCGTGggctccctgctgccctgcctggccctCTTCGCCCACCTCGTCAGCGACACCCTCCTGCAGGGCAGCGCTACCTCCCACGTGGCCCCCATGGAGCCCGCTGACC GTCTGCTGGAGATGTGCAGGCAGTGCGGCAGCGAGGCTGTGAGCTACCTCAGCGCCCTGCAGGACCCGGAGTCGGTGGAAGGTGCTGACTGCAGCCTGGTGATGACCTGCCTGAGCCGCATCAGCACCATCGGGGAG GAGCTGCGGCCCAGAGGGCTGGATGtcaagcaggaggagctgggtgaCCTGGTGGACAAGGAGATGGCGGCAACAGCAGCGGCCATTGAAACAGCGGCTGCCCGCATTGAG GAGATGCTGAGCAAGGCACGGGCTGGTGATACTGGGGTCAAACTGGAAGTGAACGAGAG GATCCTGGGCTCCTGCACGGGCCTCATGCAGGCCATCCACATCCTGGTCCTGGCCTCCAAGGACCTGCAGAAAGAGATCGTGGAGAGTGGACGG GGTGCGGCGTCCCCCAAGGAGTTTTACGCCAAGAATTCCCGCTGGACCGAGGGTCTTATCTCTGCCTCCAAGGCCGTGGGCTGGGGTGCCACCGTCATGGT CGACGCTGCCGACCTGGTGGTGCAAGGCAAAGGGACGTTTGAGGAGCTGATGGTCTGTTCCCGGGAGATCGCGGCCAGCACTGCCCAGCTGGTCGCAGCCTCCAAG GTGAAGGCAGACAAAGACAGCGCCAACCTTTGCAAACTCCAACAAGCCTCCCGGGGTGTCAACCAGGCCACGGCCGGTGTGGTGGCCTCCACCAAGGCTGGGAAGTCACAAGTGGAGGAGAAAG ACAGCATGGACTTCTCCAGCATGACACTCACCCAGATCAAGCGTCAGGAGATGGACTCACAG GTGCGGGTGCTGGAGCTGGAAAACCAGCTGCAGAAGGAGCGGCAGAAGCTGGGGGAGCTGCGCAAGAAGCACTATGAGCTGGCAGGAGTGgcagagggctgggaggaggacG CTGCAGATTAA